In bacterium YEK0313, one genomic interval encodes:
- a CDS encoding hypothetical protein (Transcription termination/antitermination protein NusG) yields the protein MAKQWYVVHAYSNFENKVAEAIREGAAQRGLSDLFEDILVPKERVVEVRRGRKVDTERKFFPGYVLVKMDMTDQAYHLIKNTPKVTGFLGADKKPMPIPEAEAMRIAQQVQEGVDRPKATVSFEVGEKVKVNDGPFASFEGFVEEVDDARARLKVAVSIFGRPTPVELEFGQVDKL from the coding sequence ATGGCGAAGCAGTGGTACGTCGTTCACGCCTATTCGAACTTCGAGAACAAGGTGGCCGAGGCGATCCGCGAAGGCGCGGCGCAGCGCGGCCTGTCCGACCTGTTCGAAGACATCCTCGTGCCCAAGGAGCGGGTGGTCGAGGTGCGCCGCGGCCGCAAGGTCGATACCGAGCGCAAGTTTTTCCCCGGCTATGTCCTGGTCAAGATGGACATGACCGATCAGGCCTATCACCTGATCAAGAACACGCCGAAGGTCACCGGCTTCCTCGGCGCCGACAAGAAGCCCATGCCGATCCCGGAAGCCGAGGCGATGCGCATCGCCCAGCAGGTCCAGGAAGGCGTCGACCGTCCGAAGGCGACCGTCTCCTTCGAGGTCGGCGAGAAGGTCAAGGTCAATGACGGCCCGTTCGCCTCGTTCGAAGGCTTCGTCGAGGAAGTTGACGACGCCCGCGCGCGGCTCAAGGTCGCGGTGTCCATCTTCGGCCGGCCGACGCCGGTCGAGCTCGAATTCGGTCAGGTCGACAAGCTCTGA
- the rplK gene encoding 50S ribosomal protein L11 → MAKKIVGFIKLQVPAGAANPSPPIGPALGQRGLNIMEFCKAFNAKTQQMEKGMPIPVIITAYQDRSFTFEMKQPPVTYFIKKAAKIDKGHATTGRGFAGKITRAQIAEIAKAKMVDMNCDTVESASSMIEGSARSMGLEVVG, encoded by the coding sequence ATGGCGAAGAAAATCGTCGGCTTCATCAAGCTGCAAGTGCCGGCGGGCGCTGCCAATCCGTCCCCGCCGATCGGCCCCGCGCTCGGTCAGCGCGGCCTCAACATCATGGAATTCTGCAAGGCCTTCAACGCGAAGACCCAGCAGATGGAAAAGGGCATGCCGATCCCGGTGATCATCACCGCCTATCAGGATCGCTCCTTCACCTTCGAGATGAAGCAGCCCCCGGTCACCTACTTCATCAAGAAGGCGGCCAAGATCGACAAGGGCCACGCGACCACCGGCCGCGGCTTCGCCGGCAAGATCACCCGCGCCCAGATCGCCGAGATCGCCAAGGCGAAGATGGTCGACATGAACTGCGACACGGTCGAATCGGCCTCGTCGATGATCGAAGGCTCGGCCCGTTCGATGGGCCTCGAGGTCGTGGGGTGA
- a CDS encoding MAPEG family protein — protein sequence MTVELTVLAWACLFGGAQIFVAAQLATRQYGMEWGLSSREAPVPPLAPFVGRMKRAQANFLETFPIAAAAILVVEAAHLNSRWTAIGAVVWFAARVAYLAIYAAGIPVWRSVAFAVSIAGIGMVLWPALVWPAV from the coding sequence ATGACGGTCGAACTGACGGTGCTGGCCTGGGCGTGTCTCTTCGGCGGCGCCCAGATCTTCGTCGCCGCTCAACTGGCGACGCGCCAATATGGCATGGAATGGGGCCTGTCGTCGCGCGAGGCGCCGGTGCCGCCGCTGGCGCCCTTCGTCGGCCGGATGAAACGGGCCCAGGCGAATTTCCTGGAGACGTTCCCGATCGCCGCCGCGGCGATCCTGGTCGTCGAGGCGGCCCATCTCAACAGCCGCTGGACCGCCATCGGCGCGGTCGTCTGGTTTGCCGCGCGGGTCGCCTATCTCGCGATCTATGCGGCCGGCATCCCGGTCTGGCGGTCGGTCGCCTTTGCCGTCAGCATCGCCGGCATCGGCATGGTGCTGTGGCCGGCCCTGGTCTGGCCGGCGGTCTGA
- a CDS encoding Ribbon-helix-helix protein, copG family, translating to MTAAFTVRIGDEIAEKLDRIAALSDRSRAYLAAQAIEDYVAREEWQLDEIRAGLNEADSNDFASGEELAEMVAKYVKPTHKP from the coding sequence ATGACCGCGGCATTCACCGTTCGGATTGGCGATGAGATCGCCGAGAAGCTCGATAGGATTGCGGCGCTTTCGGATCGCTCCCGCGCTTACCTCGCGGCTCAAGCCATCGAGGATTATGTGGCGCGCGAAGAATGGCAGTTGGACGAAATCCGTGCCGGCCTCAACGAGGCCGACAGCAATGACTTCGCCAGTGGGGAGGAACTGGCCGAGATGGTCGCCAAATACGTCAAGCCTACCCACAAGCCATGA
- the rplL gene encoding 50S ribosomal protein L7/L12 yields the protein MADLAKIVEELSSLTVLEAAELAKLLEEKWGVSAAAAVAVAAAPGAGGGAAAAAEEQTEFTVVLAAAGDKKIEVIKEVRAITGLGLKEAKDLVEGAPKPVKEGVAKDEAEKLKKQLEAAGAKVELK from the coding sequence ATGGCCGATCTCGCCAAAATCGTCGAAGAACTCTCCTCGCTCACCGTCCTCGAGGCCGCTGAGCTCGCCAAGCTGCTCGAAGAGAAGTGGGGCGTCTCGGCCGCCGCTGCCGTTGCCGTCGCCGCGGCTCCGGGCGCTGGCGGTGGCGCTGCCGCCGCTGCCGAGGAGCAGACCGAGTTCACCGTCGTGCTCGCCGCTGCCGGCGACAAGAAGATCGAGGTGATCAAGGAAGTCCGCGCCATCACCGGCCTGGGCCTGAAGGAAGCCAAGGACCTGGTCGAGGGTGCTCCGAAGCCGGTCAAGGAAGGCGTTGCCAAGGACGAGGCCGAGAAGCTGAAGAAGCAGCTCGAGGCCGCCGGCGCCAAGGTCGAGCTGAAGTGA
- the tuf_2 gene encoding Elongation factor Tu, whose translation MAKEKFARNKPHCNIGTIGHVDHGKTSLTAAITKVLAESGGATFTAYDQIDKAPEEKARGITISTAHVEYETTNRHYAHVDCPGHADYVKNMITGAAQMDGAILVVSAADGPMPQTREHILLARQVGVPALVVFLNKVDMVDDAELLELVELEVRELLSKYDFPGDDIPITKGSALCALEDREPAIGRDAVLKLMQTVDEYIPQPERPVDQPFLMPIEDVFSISGRGTVVTGRVERGIVKVGEEVEIVGIKDTAKTTVTGVEMFRKLLDQGQAGDNIGALLRGTKREDVERGQILCKPGSVKPHTKFKAEAYILTKEEGGRHTPFFTNYRPQFYFRTTDVTGIVHLPEGTEMVMPGDNIAMTVNLIVPIAMEEKLRFAIREGGRTVGAGVVASIIE comes from the coding sequence ATGGCCAAGGAAAAGTTCGCACGCAACAAGCCGCACTGCAACATCGGCACGATCGGTCACGTCGACCACGGCAAGACGTCGCTGACGGCGGCGATCACGAAGGTCCTGGCGGAGAGCGGTGGCGCGACGTTCACGGCCTATGACCAGATCGACAAGGCGCCGGAAGAGAAGGCGCGCGGCATCACGATCTCGACGGCGCATGTCGAATACGAGACGACGAACCGCCACTACGCGCATGTCGACTGCCCTGGCCACGCCGACTATGTGAAGAACATGATCACGGGCGCGGCGCAGATGGACGGCGCGATCCTGGTCGTGTCGGCGGCCGACGGCCCGATGCCGCAGACGCGCGAGCACATCCTGCTGGCGCGCCAGGTCGGCGTTCCCGCGCTCGTCGTGTTCCTGAACAAGGTCGACATGGTGGACGACGCCGAGCTGCTCGAACTGGTCGAGCTCGAGGTGCGCGAGCTCTTGTCGAAGTACGACTTCCCGGGCGACGACATTCCGATCACCAAGGGCTCGGCGCTGTGCGCGCTGGAGGACCGCGAGCCGGCGATCGGCCGCGACGCGGTGCTCAAGCTGATGCAGACGGTTGACGAGTACATCCCGCAGCCGGAGCGTCCGGTGGACCAGCCGTTCCTGATGCCGATCGAAGACGTGTTCTCGATCTCGGGCCGCGGCACGGTGGTGACCGGCCGCGTCGAGCGCGGCATCGTGAAGGTGGGCGAGGAAGTCGAGATCGTCGGCATCAAGGACACCGCCAAGACGACGGTGACGGGCGTCGAAATGTTCCGCAAGCTGCTCGACCAGGGCCAGGCTGGCGACAATATCGGCGCGCTGCTGCGCGGCACGAAGCGCGAGGACGTGGAGCGCGGGCAGATCCTGTGCAAGCCGGGCTCGGTGAAGCCGCACACCAAGTTCAAGGCCGAGGCCTACATCCTGACGAAGGAGGAGGGTGGCCGTCACACGCCGTTCTTCACCAACTATCGTCCGCAGTTCTACTTCCGCACCACCGACGTGACCGGCATCGTGCACCTGCCCGAGGGCACCGAAATGGTCATGCCCGGCGACAACATCGCCATGACGGTCAACCTGATCGTGCCGATCGCCATGGAAGAGAAGCTGCGCTTCGCCATCCGTGAAGGCGGCCGCACCGTCGGTGCCGGCGTCGTCGCTTCCATCATCGAGTAA
- the secE gene encoding Protein translocase subunit SecE: MAKTNPFEFMQQVRQEANKVTWPTRKEVGITTLMVFIFMVVSAVFFFAADSIIRWGVQALLSLGS; encoded by the coding sequence ATGGCCAAGACCAACCCTTTCGAGTTCATGCAGCAGGTTCGCCAGGAGGCCAACAAGGTCACCTGGCCGACCCGCAAGGAAGTCGGAATCACGACGCTGATGGTCTTCATCTTCATGGTCGTGTCGGCAGTCTTCTTCTTTGCCGCTGATTCCATCATTCGCTGGGGCGTCCAGGCGCTCCTTTCACTCGGAAGCTGA
- the rplJ gene encoding 50S ribosomal protein L10: MADEVISIQREHKVDRAEKKELVGSLKEVFQTSSVVVVAHYSGLTVAQMQDLRRKMKAQGASVKVTKNRLAKIALEGTDVASIGGLLTGPTILAVSQDPVAAPKVAVEFAKANDKFVVLGGAMGKTALNPDGVKALATLPSLDELRAKLVGLIQAPATKIAQLSTAPAAKLARVFGAYADRDKAA, from the coding sequence ATGGCCGATGAGGTCATCTCGATCCAGAGAGAGCACAAAGTGGATCGCGCGGAAAAGAAAGAGCTCGTCGGCTCGCTCAAGGAGGTCTTCCAGACCTCGAGCGTCGTCGTCGTCGCTCACTATTCCGGCCTGACCGTCGCGCAGATGCAGGACCTCCGTCGCAAGATGAAGGCCCAGGGCGCGTCGGTGAAGGTCACCAAAAACCGCCTCGCGAAGATCGCTCTCGAAGGCACGGACGTCGCGTCCATCGGGGGTCTTCTGACGGGACCCACGATTCTGGCCGTCAGCCAGGACCCGGTCGCGGCGCCGAAGGTCGCCGTCGAATTCGCCAAGGCCAACGACAAGTTCGTGGTCCTCGGCGGTGCGATGGGCAAGACCGCACTGAACCCCGACGGAGTGAAGGCTCTCGCCACGCTCCCGTCGCTCGACGAACTGCGCGCCAAGCTCGTGGGCCTCATCCAGGCTCCGGCTACCAAGATCGCTCAGCTCTCGACCGCGCCTGCTGCCAAGCTCGCGCGCGTGTTCGGTGCCTATGCCGACCGAGACAAAGCTGCGTGA
- the relE4 gene encoding Toxin RelE4: protein MSGRSLRWTRRAVRRLDQIGFHIAKDDPQAAARLVARILSAVDRLGSHPAMGRVGRIKGTREYVFADIPYIVAYRVKSETVDIITVLHSAQRWPLKLD from the coding sequence ATGAGCGGCCGGTCGTTGCGCTGGACGCGCCGAGCTGTGCGACGGCTCGATCAGATCGGTTTCCACATCGCGAAAGACGATCCGCAGGCGGCAGCTCGTCTGGTGGCGCGCATCTTATCCGCCGTCGACCGTCTTGGCAGTCATCCTGCCATGGGCCGCGTCGGCCGTATCAAGGGCACGCGGGAATATGTGTTCGCCGATATTCCCTATATCGTGGCCTATCGGGTCAAGTCCGAGACCGTTGACATCATCACCGTGCTCCACAGCGCGCAGCGATGGCCCCTAAAGCTGGACTGA
- the rplA gene encoding 50S ribosomal protein L1, whose amino-acid sequence MSGKRYRKALEGIDTNKTYAIDDAVKLIKERATAKFDETVEIAMNLGVDPRHADQMVRGVCNLPNGSGRTLRVAVFARGPKAEEALKAGADVVGAEDLVETVQSGKIDFDRCIATPDMMGLVGRLGKVLGPRGMMPNPKVGTVTMDVTGAVKASKGGAVEFRVEKAGIIHSAVGKVSFDQAKLVENIKAFADAVVKAKPTGAKGTYVQRIAISSTMGPGVKVDAGSVLNG is encoded by the coding sequence ATGAGCGGCAAGCGTTACCGGAAGGCCCTCGAGGGCATCGACACCAACAAGACCTACGCCATCGACGACGCCGTGAAGCTCATCAAGGAGCGCGCCACGGCCAAGTTCGACGAGACCGTCGAGATCGCCATGAATCTCGGCGTCGATCCGCGCCACGCCGACCAGATGGTCCGCGGCGTCTGCAACCTGCCGAACGGCTCCGGCCGGACGCTCCGGGTTGCCGTCTTCGCGCGCGGCCCCAAGGCCGAAGAGGCGCTGAAGGCGGGTGCCGACGTGGTCGGCGCCGAGGATCTCGTGGAGACCGTGCAGTCGGGCAAGATCGACTTCGACCGCTGCATCGCGACCCCGGACATGATGGGCCTCGTCGGCCGTCTCGGTAAGGTGCTCGGCCCGCGCGGCATGATGCCGAACCCGAAGGTCGGCACGGTCACCATGGACGTCACCGGCGCGGTGAAGGCCTCCAAGGGCGGCGCGGTCGAGTTCCGCGTCGAGAAGGCCGGCATCATCCACTCGGCCGTCGGCAAGGTCTCTTTCGACCAGGCCAAGCTCGTGGAGAACATCAAGGCTTTCGCCGACGCCGTCGTGAAGGCCAAGCCGACCGGCGCGAAGGGCACCTATGTCCAGCGCATCGCCATCTCCTCGACCATGGGGCCGGGCGTGAAGGTCGATGCCGGCAGCGTCCTGAACGGGTGA